In Paenibacillus protaetiae, the genomic stretch TTATGTTTTGTGCTGCGCCGTAAAATCCATTTGAAAGGGTTCCGGTTCAGCCAGCCGGCCAGGGCGTTCGAGCCGCTGCGAGCGCTTGACAATCATTCCATCTACGGCGATACGTTTACTATGACGGATGATGCGATTGAGCAGATCGGCAACAATGTGTCGCTTGTATTCCACGATATGGACTTCGGCGGTGCAGGCGCCGGCAAGCTGATCTTATGCGGCGCATCGCCGATTGACAACAATACGATTCATATCCAATTCAGCGGCGAACAAGGCGAGATGAAACAAATCGTAGAGTTTGCTTATTCCGGCGGTTACACGGAACGGGAATTCCCGCTTGAACGCGTAACCGGGCTGCAGACTGTAACGTTCGTATTCCTGCCGGGCAGCCAGTTCCATTTCAAATGGTTCCGGTTTATCCCCGCTGAACAATAACAAGCGAACAGGTCGTTATTCATCGCTTAATGTGACGAACGGGACAGATTAAATTGCTTTTACCAATAAAAAAAAGGATGCCCTTTAAGTCCATTCGAAATGGCGTAAGGGGCATCCCTTTTGTTTTTATTTCGGATACAAGCCCGATGCCGCGGCTGCCCATCACAATCAGATCACAGCTTTTATGATGAGCCGCCTTGCAAATAACTTTGGCCGGATCGCCGGCAATCTGTCCGATCGACATTGATTTCCGGCTCATTAAGCACAATTGGAGGAGTGACATGGAGAACCGTAATTTGCGTGTCCGCCTGCAGTGCTTCGGCTAAACGGACGGCATGCTCCAATGCTTTTTCCGATTGCTGAGATCCGTCAACGGGAACTAGAATATGCTTGTACATCCACTCGCTTCCTTTATGCAAACCAATATTCTGCACCAAAAGTTATATGCTGAATTTCTTGGTTATTACAACCAAATCATACTCTATATTAACATTCACATTCACATTCACATTAACGTTCACGTCAACGTAAGTATTGTTATAAAAAAACGCCGTATCGGCGAATTGTCCAGTCTGTCAGAACGTATCTAACAAACAGTGCAATTTCCACATACGGCGTCGTTTATATTATTGGATAGAAGCTTCGTATATTTCGCGGATCGTTTGGGACAATACCGCGTTGAACTCCTCATCGCTTTGGCCGGCTGTCAAACCTTCCGACAAAGCCCGCGAGAAGCTGGCAATCAAACCATGATTGCGGCTCAATTTTTCGTTAGCTTCCGATTGCGAATAACCGCCCGACAACGCAACAACCCGCAAAACATGCGGATCAGCCATCAAATCGCTGTAGAAATTGTCTACCGTAGGAATCGACAGCTTCAGCATCACATGGACACCTTCATCCAAAGCGGACAGCTGGTTCAAAATTTCTTCCTTCAATATTTTTTCGGAAAGCTCTTTATCCGCGCTGGAAATATCCACTTCCGGTTCAATAATCGGCACAAGCCCTGCTTGTACAATCTGTTTGCCGACGGCAAACTGCTGTTCCACAACCTGCTTAATGCCGGCCGGATTCGCTTCTTTAATAAGCGAACGCATTTTGGTGCCAAAGATGTTGCGGCCAACTGCCCGCTTCAGCAAATCGTCCAAGCCATTAATCGGCTTCATCAGCTGAACGCCGTTCTCCAGAGCAGCAAGCCCTTGGTCTACTTTTAAGAAAGGAACAACTCCTTTGTCCTCCCATAAATAGTCGGCCGTCAGTTTGCCGTCAATGGAACGGTCCATTGTATTCTCAAACAAAATGGCGCCGATTATGTACTTGGAATCAAATGCAGCGCTTTTAATAATACGTGTTCTCATCTCATGCACGAGCTGATACATTTCCTCATCGCCCGAGTAGCTGCTTTCCGAAATACCGTATTGCTGCAGCGCTTTAGGCGTGCTGCCCCCGCTTTGGTCCAAAGCGGCAATAAAACCGCCTTTCGTGCGAATTTGTTCCAATTGTTTGTTGTTCATCGATGTTTCCCCTTCCTTCTTTATAATGGAATGACATCATCACCGTTATTATAGCACTGAATCCATAACGGAAGCACGTTGTTCATGAAATGCCCCGCGCTCCAACATCCAATCCTGCCCGCAGCGCTCATCCAGCGGCCCTCCGGACCGTACGCCAGTATAACACTAAGCCAAAAAGGAGAGCAAGGTGCAGCCGGCACCTTGCTCTCCTTTTTCCTTGTCCAGCCTTATGTCCGGCGCATATAAGCGCGGACCGTAATCGGCGCGAAAATAACGACGATTATCGCTGCCCCGATAAGCGATATGCCAAGATCGGAGCCAACTGTGCCGGAGTTGACCAAATCCCGCACAGCCGTAACCAAATGCGAGATCGGGTTGAATTTCACAAACCATTGCAGCCAATCCGGCATCGTATCGACCGGAACATAGGCGTTGGACAGGAACGTAAGCGGAAATAAGATGATCATCGAAATGCCCTGTACGCTGGAAGCCGAACGCGCAATAACGCCAAAAAATGCAAAGATCCAGCTAATCGCCCAGGAACAAGCAATTACGAGAAGCCCGGCGATCACAACGTTGCCAATCCCGCCGTCCGGACGGTAGCCCATAATGTAACCCATAACGAAAGTCAGCACGGTTGCAATCGTGTACCGGATCGTATCGGCCAGCAAAGCTCCTGCGAGCGGGGCTATACGCGCAATCGGCAATGATTTGAATCGGTCGAACACGCCTTTGTCCATATCCTCGCGCAGCTGAACGCCGGTAACAACCGAGGTCGTTATAACGGTTTGCACTAGAATGCCCGGAATAATAACCGGCAAATAGCTATGGACATCCCCGGAGATGGCGCCGCCAAAAATATACGTAAACATTAGCGTAAATATAATCGGCTGGAACGTTACGTCAAACAGCTGTTCCGGCGTCCGGCGGATTTTCAGCAGTCCGCGGTATGCCATCGTTAATGAGTTGCGTAAAGTTTGGCCAAAGCTGGTATGGTTCTTCAACTGGCGCCCTGCGCCTGTTCGGATTGGAGTGCTGCTCATACGTTTACCTCCTGTGCTTCTTTTGATTCTGCAGACGATTCTGTTTCGTTCGGCTCAACACCGTGGCCGGTAATCGTCAGGAATACTTCGTCAAGCGTTGGCTTTTGCACGCTGATTTCTGCCAGCTGAATGCCCGCTCCGCGCAGTTCAATGAGCAAATCCGTCACGATGCTGGGATTATCCATCGGTGCCGTAATTTTGCCGGCTTCAGGCGTAACGGCCGACTGAACATGCAGCACCCGGTCAACGATATAACGTGCAGCTTCCAGCTGCTGCGGCTCTTGAATTTTCAAATGAAGCGAGGAAGTTCCAATGGATGCTTTCAAGTCATCCCCGGTGCCTTCAGCCACAACCTTGCCGCGGTCGATTACAGCAATCCGGTCCGCCAGCTGATCGGCTTCTTCCAAATATTGTGTCGTAAGAAGTACGGTAGAGCCGGTGTTCACGAGGCGGCGGATCGTGTCCCACATTTGCGACCGCGTGCGCGGATCAAGCCCGGTTGTCGGCTCATCAAGGAAAATAAGCGGCGGCTGCGCAATAAGGCTTGCCGCGAGATCCAGCCTGCGGCGCATCCCGCCGGAGAAGTTTTTAAGCGGTCGTTTGGCCGCCTCCGTCAAGCCGAATTCCTCCAGCAGCTC encodes the following:
- a CDS encoding universal stress protein, with the translated sequence MSLLQLCLMSRKSMSIGQIAGDPAKVICKAAHHKSCDLIVMGSRGIGLVSEIKTKGMPLTPFRMDLKGILFFIGKSNLICPVRHIKR
- a CDS encoding universal stress protein, encoding MYKHILVPVDGSQQSEKALEHAVRLAEALQADTQITVLHVTPPIVLNEPEINVDRTDCRRSGQSYLQGGSS
- a CDS encoding fructose bisphosphate aldolase, which codes for MNNKQLEQIRTKGGFIAALDQSGGSTPKALQQYGISESSYSGDEEMYQLVHEMRTRIIKSAAFDSKYIIGAILFENTMDRSIDGKLTADYLWEDKGVVPFLKVDQGLAALENGVQLMKPINGLDDLLKRAVGRNIFGTKMRSLIKEANPAGIKQVVEQQFAVGKQIVQAGLVPIIEPEVDISSADKELSEKILKEEILNQLSALDEGVHVMLKLSIPTVDNFYSDLMADPHVLRVVALSGGYSQSEANEKLSRNHGLIASFSRALSEGLTAGQSDEEFNAVLSQTIREIYEASIQ
- a CDS encoding ABC transporter permease yields the protein MSSTPIRTGAGRQLKNHTSFGQTLRNSLTMAYRGLLKIRRTPEQLFDVTFQPIIFTLMFTYIFGGAISGDVHSYLPVIIPGILVQTVITTSVVTGVQLREDMDKGVFDRFKSLPIARIAPLAGALLADTIRYTIATVLTFVMGYIMGYRPDGGIGNVVIAGLLVIACSWAISWIFAFFGVIARSASSVQGISMIILFPLTFLSNAYVPVDTMPDWLQWFVKFNPISHLVTAVRDLVNSGTVGSDLGISLIGAAIIVVIFAPITVRAYMRRT
- a CDS encoding ATP-binding cassette domain-containing protein; this encodes MSHFINKRHEPNNGDWAVEANGLVKHFGDNKAVDGVYLNVRAGSIYGVLGPNGAGKTTTIRMLATLLRPDAGTAQIFGRDIVKESQVVRQLIGVTGQYASVDESLSATENLVIFSRLLGLSRAESKRKAKELLEEFGLTEAAKRPLKNFSGGMRRRLDLAASLIAQPPLIFLDEPTTGLDPRTRSQMWDTIRRLVNTGSTVLLTTQYLEEADQLADRIAVIDRGKVVAEGTGDDLKASIGTSSLHLKIQEPQQLEAARYIVDRVLHVQSAVTPEAGKITAPMDNPSIVTDLLIELRGAGIQLAEISVQKPTLDEVFLTITGHGVEPNETESSAESKEAQEVNV